DNA sequence from the Dreissena polymorpha isolate Duluth1 chromosome 3, UMN_Dpol_1.0, whole genome shotgun sequence genome:
CTTAGTTTAAAACTAatatgacacaattttgtttatgaaaacaacataaattacaaCCTCAATGTGTAGAAAAGACCAGGCaggtaaactttttttttttttttttcaaatagcaaaaaaaaagttatgaccaggcACCTAAAAATTGACCCGTCCGGGTTAGGGGAAACCAACAATCATTTTTTTTGGCCTAATAAAATATCTACTATAttatcatttatgtaaaaaaaattgacatgaattttattttctgttaatGTTTAACACAACAATCACATCTCAATATAATTATGATCATGTAAGTTTTGTTTTCACAACAACAAGCAAAGAGTATCAAATGTTTAATCAGTGACAATtaacaaatttataaagagttccATTCAAGGTgttgattattgtttaaaaacaattggGATTCATTCCTTAATTGTATAATCTTTTGATGTTAATAAATTTTCTTTGTCAATTGAAATATGATTGACTAATCAGgagtttgtttgttaaacaaaatgtcaaatggaaatttgttttcaaattagagAGTTGGCCAAAGGTATCATTTCTTATTTCATTTACCACTtctgtttgtttattgaaaacaaattaagtgccaaatgtatcatttaactattttttttattgtaaaaaaaatgtttctataaAATAGTCTAGATTACCATACAAATAGTACCCCTCTGACAGGCTCTTTGTTCTGATATTGTTTGTCACTGATAAAACATCATTGGATAAATATTGGCAGATTAttcttaggccaaaaaaaaaaaatatgtgtgtttcCGGTttcccgaccgaccctattttttggcCCCGACCCTAACATTTTTTTCAgcttgtcaaaaaaaaaattgtgttcatGTCCGACCCTACCTTATTTTAGCGCCAAAAGTTGTCAAACATCGAGATTTGTCTTTTACTAAGCATGTTTCACGATAAAAATCTGTCTGAATCGCGGTAAACTTGAGTTAAAACCACGTTTTGCAAACCAACATGAAAATTTCACAACTTCCGGTTTGGAGAGTATGTAATACCGGACCGGACTCGGAGAAACCCCGAAAAATTTCCGGATTTTACcgattttcaaaaaaaacaaaaaaaaaaacttttccgACCTACCTACCCTATTTTTTCAGGCATGAAACCGgaaacacacatatttttttttttggccttattgttaaaaattgtaaaacagAATAGAGCCAGAATAGCTTTCTCAATGTGGACCAAATAAACCTGTAtcattttgctattttttttcAACTCGCTGGTAAATTacggatttttatgcccccgtcgTCAAAACGACGGGGGCATTAAGTTTCACtgatgtctgtccgtccgtacgtctCTAACTATTTCCGTCATGCATAACTCTGCAATGGCTAAAGAGAATCATTTGAAATATAGTATCCAGCTTCATCATGATGAGTTGGACGGTGTAAGGCATTTTCAGATTTATCGGATTACCACTTCCTGTTGACCGATGGACTTAAGTTGTTTTTAGCAATAACAACACTTATATTTCCGTCAAGCATATTTCTGCAGTGACAATAGGAAATCATTTGAAATTTAATATGCAGCTTTATCGTGACAAGTTGTAATGTGTatggcattttcagatttatcGGGTCACCACTTCCTGTTTACAGATGGACTTGGGGTATTTAACATTTAGCGGGGGCATCTGTGTTCCATGGACACATTCTTCTCTAAGTTTTTCATCGTTTGCAGCCACAGTTTAGACTCACTGGAAGTTTATATTACTTAAGTTTTAAAAGCTAAATAGAACAACATTAGTAGTTATCGGCATGTTAAAATCaattacagattttttttatatgatatcaTCTGATCATATACAACTATGATTCGTGCAATAAAAGACACataaaaaattacttttttctgttttttggaCAATATAGTTGCTTAGGCCACAATGacagaaaatcaatgcattaagATATGCTTATGACAGTGGGAGTTATCGGCATCCCAAATTTCTTCTTTTATTCCTACCAAAATTAGTTAATGAAACCAAACCATACTACAAATGTAGATggataataataatcatatattAGGACGAGTAAAAATGATTTGGTAAAGTGTCTATTGCACTACATAAAAACCCCCAAAAGTTATGGTTTTTTTTTGGCGATTGGAAAAATAGAATTGCCTCTGCAGTTGGACATAGTTTTACATTGAACACTATGGGAAATTTTATAACATTCTTCTTGTCAGAAACTACAAGGTCAATTGAATTGATTTAATGCATGAATGATCATCGGATGGACCTCTACAGAAGCCATGTTTTTTGTGTTGATGATGATCGGTAAAACAAGATGGCTGCCATAGCTGGACATAGTTTAACATTAAATCCTATGGGAAATAAAATTCATCTTGTTAGATACTTGAAGGCCAATTgaatttatgtgtgtgtgtgaatgatCATTTGATGGTCCttttcagaagtttaaaaaaaaaaatttgtgatTGGAAAATCAGCCAGCATTTGTTTGACTTTGAAACTTTGTTAAAATCCTATGATCCTGTGGGAAATTTTTGCCTAATAGATCTGTTGTCAGCCATATGCATTTAGATATATTTTGTAAGTAAATTCTGGTGGGTGATTACATGCTCCGGGGAGCCTCTGGTTTTATTATAGCATTAAAGTACCtataatttcatttgtttacgaAACCAAACCATCAGATAACAtggaaataaatacatacatgtagtacTATAGTTCATGGTAAAGTTACAGAGCAGACTGAACTAACTTTATGTGCGTCAGAGTAATTTCATTTTCTGCATGTTCAAAAAACATGTATAGTGCAGCTTTTTATACCATCATACCTAAAAGATAGAAAGcatctttgtttgtgtttttgacatttctATGTGTATTTAAGACTGATTAATGTTGATTGTTCCTATTGAATCACAAGAAAAATCACACTGTTGCAAATCATGAAATTGATTCAGTTGCAATTTATGACGTGTTTCCTGCTTCCCTCTCGTGACTCAACCCTCTGACTGCATGAGTCTGTAGTTTACAAAAGCTACATATGTAAACTTTAAAATTACATGcctatttgtataatattattttaaacttttctCTCTTGTAGAGGACACAGTACCAAACCCTCACGGACGTGGCAGAGATCTATGTGACATTGACATCAGCAAACTACAACAGCTAATTGATATGGGATATACAGTGAAAGAGATAGCAGAGAAAGGTTTACTAGGTGGTGTCCTTCATCCCAACACACTATATAGCAGATTAAGATCCAACAACATGCAGATCAGATCATCATACACAGATATTAGTGACGACGACTTGCATTCTATTGTTGCAGAATACAACAGAGACCACCCTAATTCAGGTAAATTCAAACACAGATTTAAGGTTTAATTCATATCTCCATTGCAAAATATCTGTATTTCTGATAAATTGAAAATTCTCTTTGTTATCTCCAGAGCTTAAAATGTTATTGCATACTCTGTATACAATGCAATGATAACTTGTGAAGTAAAGGGGTCATTTGGGTCATACCTAGGAATCTCTGCAAATTAAACAAAGTATTGATAAAAATGAAGATTTTCCTTAATTAAATCTCAATCGATCCAGATACAATGCACATAGATCTACAACACTTAAAGTCATATGAAAAGAACTGCTG
Encoded proteins:
- the LOC127875333 gene encoding uncharacterized protein LOC127875333 yields the protein MDRLQRTHLPTADSVLERVSITLRDVQRGKQNGNLDVSAARTQIASLLTNLQRLENDHTVPDDLLKSTIQSVVLVRDSLPDLTQHAQHSSHSVDRYEDTVPNPHGRGRDLCDIDISKLQQLIDMGYTVKEIAEKGLLGGVLHPNTLYSRLRSNNMQIRSSYTDISDDDLHSIVAEYNRDHPNSGKFKHRFKV